A single window of Granulicella mallensis MP5ACTX8 DNA harbors:
- a CDS encoding sigma-70 family RNA polymerase sigma factor has translation MMFQKVGRSSKTEAFGLEYIDALYGYALMLTRNRSDAEDLVQETYVRALDAKDRLREDSNVKGWFFTILRNLWLNQLRKRKSEPHLVEIDGQEGGADYLSGNTPNSDEILVAKEDVEQVRFAIRQLSPEFQEVIHLREFEELSYQQIAIVLSCPTGTVMSRLGRARAKLRVLLTPTWSQPASSGKDSRS, from the coding sequence ATGATGTTCCAGAAAGTCGGTCGAAGCAGTAAGACGGAGGCCTTCGGCTTAGAATATATAGACGCCCTGTATGGTTATGCCCTCATGCTCACGCGGAATCGCAGTGACGCAGAAGATTTGGTGCAGGAAACCTATGTCCGCGCGCTGGATGCGAAGGACCGGCTCCGTGAAGACAGCAATGTTAAAGGTTGGTTTTTTACCATTCTTCGAAACTTATGGTTGAACCAGTTACGAAAGCGCAAATCAGAGCCGCACCTCGTCGAGATCGATGGCCAGGAAGGCGGTGCCGACTATCTGTCCGGCAATACACCAAATTCAGATGAGATTCTCGTTGCCAAGGAAGATGTGGAACAGGTTCGTTTCGCTATACGTCAACTTTCTCCCGAGTTTCAAGAAGTTATCCATTTGCGAGAGTTTGAAGAACTGTCATATCAGCAGATTGCGATTGTCCTTAGTTGCCCAACAGGCACAGTCATGTCACGCCTGGGAAGAGCTCGCGCGAAACTCCGCGTTCTGTTAACTCCAACGTGGAGCCAGCCGGCAAGCTCAGGAAAGGACTCACGCTCATGA